In one Komagataeibacter sp. FNDCR2 genomic region, the following are encoded:
- a CDS encoding VacJ family lipoprotein — protein sequence MTLGLLGLAACAAPPPTDPDALAEYKEANDKYEKLNRKAFGLTMWANKYTLRPVAKAYIWAVPRPLRNSFGSLYQTMNEPVVFFNDVGAGKPRRAGDAFVRWCINMTAGIGGLIDVANYAGYTHHDNDAGLTLATWGVPSGPYLFLPVLGPSSFRDGVGYGIDVGLSPWNYVPRGYGLLTFNWAYNIMGTINGMATNVDALDQVMKDSLDPYATIRSAYQQQRKAIAENIKNDRRATVPDWYSNR from the coding sequence GTGACGCTTGGCCTGCTCGGACTTGCCGCCTGCGCGGCCCCGCCCCCCACCGACCCGGACGCACTGGCTGAATACAAGGAAGCCAACGACAAATACGAGAAGCTGAACCGCAAGGCGTTCGGCCTGACCATGTGGGCCAATAAATATACCCTGCGCCCGGTGGCCAAGGCCTATATCTGGGCCGTGCCGCGCCCGCTGCGCAATTCGTTCGGCAGCCTGTACCAGACCATGAACGAGCCGGTCGTGTTCTTTAACGACGTGGGGGCTGGCAAGCCGCGCCGCGCGGGTGACGCCTTCGTGCGCTGGTGCATCAACATGACGGCGGGCATCGGCGGGCTGATCGATGTGGCGAATTACGCCGGCTACACGCATCATGACAATGACGCCGGGCTGACGCTGGCGACATGGGGCGTGCCGTCGGGGCCGTACCTGTTCCTGCCGGTGCTGGGGCCGTCCTCCTTCCGTGACGGCGTGGGTTACGGTATTGATGTCGGGCTGTCACCATGGAACTACGTGCCGCGTGGCTATGGGCTGCTGACCTTCAACTGGGCCTATAACATCATGGGCACCATCAACGGCATGGCCACCAATGTCGATGCGCTGGACCAGGTGATGAAGGATTCGCTCGATCCCTACGCCACCATCCGCAGCGCCTACCAGCAGCAGCGCAAGGCGATAGCGGAAAACATCAAGAACGACCGCCGGGCCACCGTGCCTGACTGGTACTCAAACAGATAA